From the Arthrobacter sp. PM3 genome, one window contains:
- a CDS encoding SDR family oxidoreductase, with the protein MSSPDLSSDLPSADQGAGSADAELTAEEIRACLKVLNTIHAYDEEHPDYVSVRRATGKMFKAVKRHRRVTKRDEIAEADRAVIAQTATAAPDRIDDETRGNKLAPSATGEIAGHLIRSRPCYICKQHYTQVDAFYHQLCPECALFSHSKRDARTDLTGRRALLTGGRAKIGMYIALRLLRDGAHTTITTRFPKDAARRFAAMEDSAEWLHRLRIVGIDLRDPSQVMALTDSLDAAGPLDIIINNAAQTVRRSGYAYKPLVDAEDEPLPAALQAANGGPELVTFGHAHDKHPLALASSVLEHPVLAGDAVTSLALSTGSASLERIAAGTAIDAGGLVPDLATINSWTQVVDEVDPLEMLEVQLCNVTAPFLLVSRLRGAMKRSTARRKYIVNVSAMEGQFSRAYKGPGHPHTNMAKAALNMMTRTSAQEMLDADGILMTAVDTGWITDERPHYTKVRLMEEGFHAPLDLVDGAARVYDPIVMGEAGEDQYGVFLKDYKPSPW; encoded by the coding sequence ATGAGCTCCCCCGATCTGTCCTCCGATCTTCCGTCTGCCGACCAGGGCGCAGGTTCGGCCGATGCCGAGCTGACCGCGGAGGAAATCCGGGCCTGCCTGAAGGTCCTGAACACCATTCACGCCTACGACGAGGAGCACCCGGACTACGTCTCGGTGCGCCGCGCCACCGGCAAGATGTTCAAGGCCGTGAAGCGCCACCGGCGGGTCACGAAGCGGGATGAGATCGCGGAGGCGGACCGGGCCGTGATCGCGCAGACGGCGACCGCGGCCCCCGACAGGATCGACGACGAGACGCGCGGCAACAAGCTCGCCCCGTCCGCCACCGGCGAGATCGCGGGACACCTGATCAGGTCACGCCCGTGCTACATCTGCAAGCAGCACTACACCCAGGTGGATGCCTTCTATCACCAGCTGTGCCCCGAGTGCGCCCTGTTCAGCCACAGCAAGCGCGATGCCCGCACCGACCTGACCGGCCGCAGGGCGCTGCTGACCGGCGGCCGGGCGAAAATCGGCATGTACATTGCCCTGCGGCTCCTCCGGGACGGCGCCCACACCACCATCACCACCCGTTTTCCCAAGGACGCCGCGCGTCGCTTCGCGGCCATGGAGGACAGCGCCGAGTGGTTGCACCGGCTCCGGATTGTGGGCATCGACCTCCGCGACCCGTCCCAGGTGATGGCCCTGACGGACTCCCTCGACGCCGCAGGACCGCTGGACATCATCATCAATAACGCCGCCCAGACCGTGCGCCGGTCCGGCTACGCCTACAAGCCGCTGGTCGACGCCGAGGACGAGCCGCTGCCCGCAGCGCTGCAGGCCGCCAACGGCGGCCCCGAGCTCGTGACGTTCGGCCACGCGCACGACAAACATCCGCTTGCCCTGGCCAGCAGCGTCCTGGAGCACCCCGTGCTCGCCGGCGATGCCGTCACGTCCCTGGCTCTGTCCACGGGTTCCGCGTCGCTGGAGCGGATCGCCGCGGGCACCGCGATCGACGCCGGCGGGCTGGTGCCGGATCTCGCCACCATCAACAGCTGGACCCAGGTGGTGGACGAAGTCGACCCGCTGGAGATGCTCGAAGTGCAGCTGTGCAACGTGACGGCCCCCTTCCTGCTCGTGAGCAGGCTGCGCGGCGCCATGAAACGCTCCACTGCGCGGCGCAAGTACATCGTCAACGTCAGCGCCATGGAGGGCCAGTTCTCCCGGGCCTACAAGGGCCCCGGCCACCCGCACACCAACATGGCCAAGGCGGCGCTGAACATGATGACGCGCACCAGCGCCCAGGAGATGCTCGACGCCGACGGGATCCTGATGACGGCGGTGGATACCGGTTGGATCACGGACGAGCGGCCGCACTACACGAAGGTCCGTCTCATGGAGGAAGGCTTCCACGCACCCCTGGACCTGGTCGACGGCGCGGCCCGGGTCTACGACCCCATCGTGATGGGCGAGGCCGGCGAGGACCAGTACGGCGTCTTCCTGAAGGATTACAAGCCCAGCCCCTGGTGA
- a CDS encoding acyl-CoA dehydrogenase codes for MTELADRTASAAPGRTATPGAAAAAGRPGSAGLPAVDVAALGEQLLGKWADVRRHARDVSGRPELHKIEGLTHTEHRRRAFGQLELLVRNNAVHRAFPAALGGADDHGGNIAGFEELVTADPSLQIKAGVQWGLFGSAVMHLGTEDHHRKWLPGIMSLAIPGCFAMTETGHGSDVASIATTATYDPASEEFVIHTPFRAAWKDYIGNAAIDGLGAVVFAQLVTRGVNHGVHAFYLDLRDPGTKEFLPGIGGEDDGVKGGLNGIDNGRLHFTNVRIPRTNLLNRYGDVDAEGNYSSPIASPGRRFFTMLGTLVQGRVSLDGAAVAASKLALKTAIQYATERRQFTASSQTDEEVLLDYQRHQRRLFTRLATTYAASFAHEQLLEKFDDVFSGRHDTDEDRQDLETLAAALKPLSTWHALDTLQECREACGGAGFLIENRFASLRADLDVYVTFEGDNTVLLQLVAKRLLADYAKEFRNVNVGVLARYVVNQATGTALHRSGLRQVAQFVADTGSVQKAAIAIRDEAGQRALLTDRVQTMVAQAGAALKGAGRLPQEQGAAVFNAHQHELIEAAQAHAELLQWEAFTDALGTVTDPGTRRVLTWLRDLFGLSLIEKHLAWYLMNGRLSMQRGRTVGEYINRLLVKIRPHAVDLVDAFGYGPEHLRAEISTGAEKIRQDEARAYSRAQRASGEAPLDEKILIARTALQGKAARA; via the coding sequence ATGACTGAACTAGCCGACCGTACCGCCAGCGCCGCGCCCGGCCGCACCGCAACTCCCGGAGCCGCTGCGGCAGCCGGCCGACCCGGCAGTGCCGGGTTGCCCGCCGTCGACGTCGCGGCCCTGGGCGAACAGCTGCTGGGCAAGTGGGCCGACGTGCGCCGGCACGCGCGGGACGTTTCCGGCCGGCCGGAGCTGCACAAGATCGAGGGCCTCACCCACACCGAACACCGGCGGCGCGCCTTCGGGCAGCTGGAACTTCTGGTGCGCAACAACGCCGTGCACCGGGCCTTTCCCGCCGCGCTGGGCGGCGCCGATGACCATGGCGGCAACATCGCCGGGTTCGAGGAACTGGTCACCGCCGATCCGTCGCTGCAGATCAAGGCCGGCGTGCAGTGGGGCCTCTTCGGCTCGGCCGTGATGCATCTGGGCACCGAGGACCACCACAGGAAGTGGCTGCCGGGCATCATGAGCCTGGCCATCCCCGGCTGCTTCGCCATGACCGAGACCGGGCACGGCTCGGATGTGGCCAGTATCGCCACGACGGCCACCTATGACCCGGCCTCCGAGGAATTCGTGATCCACACGCCCTTCCGGGCGGCTTGGAAGGACTACATCGGCAATGCCGCGATCGACGGCCTGGGCGCCGTCGTGTTTGCCCAGCTCGTGACCCGGGGCGTCAACCACGGCGTGCACGCTTTCTACCTGGACCTGCGCGACCCCGGTACCAAGGAGTTCCTGCCCGGCATCGGCGGCGAGGACGACGGCGTCAAGGGCGGCCTGAACGGCATCGACAACGGCCGGCTGCATTTCACGAACGTCCGCATTCCGCGCACCAACCTGCTCAACCGCTACGGCGACGTCGACGCCGAAGGCAACTACTCCTCCCCCATCGCCAGCCCCGGCCGGCGCTTCTTCACCATGCTCGGCACCCTCGTCCAGGGCCGGGTCTCCCTGGACGGCGCCGCCGTGGCCGCCTCCAAACTCGCGCTCAAGACCGCCATCCAGTACGCCACCGAGCGGCGGCAGTTCACTGCCTCCTCGCAGACCGACGAAGAGGTCCTGCTGGACTACCAGCGTCACCAGCGGCGCCTCTTCACCCGGCTCGCAACGACATATGCGGCCAGCTTCGCGCACGAGCAGCTGCTGGAGAAGTTCGACGACGTCTTCTCCGGCCGGCACGACACCGACGAGGACCGCCAGGACCTCGAGACCCTGGCCGCGGCGCTGAAGCCGCTGAGCACCTGGCATGCCCTGGACACCCTCCAGGAATGCCGCGAGGCCTGCGGCGGCGCCGGCTTCCTGATCGAGAACCGCTTTGCGTCGCTGCGCGCTGACCTCGACGTCTATGTGACGTTCGAGGGTGACAACACGGTGCTGCTGCAGCTCGTCGCCAAGCGCCTGCTCGCCGACTACGCCAAGGAATTCCGTAACGTCAACGTCGGTGTCCTGGCCCGGTACGTCGTCAACCAGGCCACGGGCACCGCACTGCACCGCAGCGGGCTGCGCCAGGTGGCGCAGTTCGTGGCGGACACCGGTTCGGTGCAGAAGGCGGCCATCGCCATCCGCGACGAAGCGGGCCAGCGCGCCCTGCTGACGGACCGGGTGCAGACCATGGTGGCGCAGGCCGGGGCGGCGCTCAAGGGCGCCGGCCGGCTTCCGCAGGAGCAGGGCGCGGCCGTGTTCAACGCCCACCAGCACGAGCTCATCGAGGCCGCCCAGGCCCATGCGGAACTGTTGCAGTGGGAAGCCTTCACCGACGCGCTCGGCACGGTGACCGACCCCGGGACCCGCAGGGTCCTGACCTGGCTCCGCGATCTCTTCGGCCTGTCGCTGATCGAAAAGCACCTCGCCTGGTACCTCATGAACGGCCGGCTGTCGATGCAGCGCGGACGCACCGTGGGCGAGTACATCAACCGGCTTTTGGTCAAGATCCGCCCGCACGCCGTGGATCTCGTGGACGCCTTCGGCTACGGGCCGGAGCACCTCCGGGCCGAGATCTCCACCGGCGCGGAGAAGATCCGCCAGGACGAGGCCCGGGCGTATTCCCGGGCGCAGCGGGCCAGCGGAGAGGCGCCGCTGGATGAGAAGATTCTGATCGCCCGTACCGCGCTGCAGGGCAAAGCCGCGCGCGCCTGA
- the glgA gene encoding glycogen synthase: protein MRIDIVTKEFPPEIYGGAGVHVAELSRVLAGRVDLKVRAFGAPRDPDYHGAAVTSYAVPDDLGPANAAIQTLGVDLRIVPDIAGADLVHSHTWYANMAGHIASLLHGIPHVLSAHSLEPLRPWKAEQLGGGYAVSSWVEKTAYEAAAAIIAVSEGMRQDILRSYPDVDPAKVKVVHNGIDVSLWNRDEGEDVVRGLGIDPALPSVVFVGRNTRQKGVPYLLRAAAKLPADVQLVLCLGAADTPELAAETARLIEDLQSRRTGVIVVERMLPRNELIQVLSHATAFACPSIYEPLGIVNLEAMACGAAVVASATGGIPEVVDHGVTGLLVELEQVTDGTGTPLDPEKFVSEFAAALTEVVSDPARARAMGAAGRRRAEDHFSWESITETTLEVYRSVLPDPVS, encoded by the coding sequence GTGCGAATAGACATTGTGACCAAAGAATTCCCGCCGGAAATCTACGGCGGCGCCGGCGTCCACGTGGCCGAACTCAGCAGGGTCCTGGCTGGCCGGGTGGACCTGAAGGTGCGTGCCTTCGGCGCGCCCCGCGACCCCGACTATCACGGAGCGGCGGTCACGTCCTATGCCGTGCCGGACGACCTGGGTCCTGCCAATGCGGCCATCCAGACACTGGGGGTGGACCTGAGGATCGTTCCGGACATCGCCGGCGCGGACCTGGTGCATTCCCACACCTGGTACGCGAACATGGCCGGACACATCGCGTCCCTCCTGCACGGGATCCCGCATGTGCTCAGCGCCCACAGCCTGGAGCCGCTGCGCCCGTGGAAGGCCGAACAGCTCGGCGGCGGCTACGCCGTGTCCTCCTGGGTGGAGAAGACCGCCTACGAGGCGGCCGCCGCCATCATCGCCGTCTCGGAAGGCATGCGGCAGGACATCCTGCGCAGCTACCCGGACGTCGACCCGGCCAAGGTCAAGGTGGTCCACAACGGCATCGACGTCAGCCTGTGGAACCGGGACGAGGGCGAGGACGTGGTCCGCGGCCTCGGGATTGACCCGGCGCTGCCAAGCGTGGTGTTCGTCGGCCGCAACACGCGGCAGAAAGGTGTTCCCTACCTGCTCCGCGCCGCCGCGAAGCTGCCGGCCGACGTCCAGCTGGTGCTGTGCCTCGGCGCCGCCGACACCCCGGAACTGGCGGCCGAGACCGCGCGGCTCATCGAGGATCTGCAGAGCCGGCGTACCGGGGTGATCGTGGTGGAGCGGATGCTGCCCCGCAACGAGCTCATCCAGGTCCTCAGCCACGCCACGGCGTTCGCCTGCCCGTCCATCTACGAGCCGCTGGGCATCGTGAACCTGGAGGCGATGGCGTGCGGCGCTGCCGTGGTGGCCAGCGCCACCGGCGGCATCCCGGAGGTCGTGGATCACGGCGTGACCGGGCTGCTTGTCGAGCTGGAGCAGGTCACCGACGGCACGGGCACCCCGCTTGATCCGGAGAAGTTCGTCTCCGAGTTCGCCGCCGCGCTGACCGAGGTCGTCTCCGATCCGGCCAGGGCCCGGGCCATGGGGGCCGCCGGCCGGCGCCGGGCCGAGGACCACTTCTCCTGGGAGTCCATCACCGAAACGACGCTGGAGGTCTACCGCTCGGTCCTGCCGGACCCGGTGTCCTGA
- a CDS encoding 3-oxoacyl-ACP reductase produces the protein MSDKYTRLVSHGLGKDIARKLGLPQPVVLRRHQPGRPLIEGPVLVQGSTAGADDLAATLLAWNLDVRRHAIPKEKLGAIILVLDGLARPEDLEKPVLTAAASLRDLAPNARVITVSRTTDSATDPAAAAARQGVDGLLRSLAKELRAGATGNGILLADGADTTSPATLGALRFFLSGRSAFVDGQFLTVSSVAGQLPADAEKPLAGKVAVVTGAARGIGAAIARTLYRDGATLIVVDIPAAGDHLAEVANEVHGTALQLDISRDDAGRRIIEHAAARHGRLDIVIHNAGITRDKLLANMDAARWNAVIGVNIAAQLRINEALLASEHFRGAPRIVSVASTSGIAGNRGQTNYAASKGGVIGMVRATAPLIGAHGGSINAVAPGFIETEMTARIPFATREVARRLNSLQQGGRPEDVAEAIAFLASDAAGGISGEVLRVCGQNLVGA, from the coding sequence ATGAGTGACAAATACACACGCCTCGTCAGCCACGGGCTCGGCAAGGACATCGCCAGGAAACTCGGGCTTCCGCAGCCGGTGGTGCTCCGCCGCCACCAGCCCGGCCGCCCCCTCATCGAAGGCCCCGTCCTGGTCCAGGGCTCCACCGCCGGCGCCGACGATCTCGCCGCGACCCTCCTGGCCTGGAACCTCGACGTCCGCCGGCACGCGATCCCGAAGGAAAAGCTGGGCGCGATCATCCTGGTGCTGGACGGGCTGGCGCGGCCCGAAGACCTGGAAAAGCCGGTCCTGACGGCGGCCGCCTCGCTGCGTGACCTTGCCCCGAATGCCCGCGTCATCACCGTGTCCCGCACGACGGACTCCGCCACGGACCCGGCCGCGGCCGCGGCCCGGCAGGGCGTCGACGGCCTCCTGCGGTCACTGGCGAAGGAGCTGCGCGCCGGCGCCACCGGAAACGGCATCCTGCTCGCCGACGGCGCAGACACCACCAGCCCCGCCACCCTGGGGGCGTTGCGGTTCTTCCTCTCGGGCCGCTCCGCGTTCGTGGACGGGCAGTTCCTCACTGTCTCCTCCGTCGCCGGGCAGCTGCCCGCCGACGCCGAAAAGCCGCTGGCCGGCAAGGTCGCCGTCGTGACCGGCGCCGCCCGGGGCATCGGGGCCGCGATCGCCCGCACCCTGTACCGCGACGGCGCCACGCTGATCGTCGTCGACATCCCGGCCGCAGGCGACCACCTCGCCGAGGTCGCCAACGAGGTCCACGGCACAGCCCTGCAGCTGGACATCAGCCGCGACGACGCCGGGCGGCGGATCATCGAGCACGCTGCGGCCAGGCACGGCCGGCTGGACATCGTGATCCACAATGCCGGGATCACCCGGGACAAGCTCCTGGCCAACATGGATGCCGCCCGCTGGAACGCCGTGATCGGGGTCAATATCGCCGCCCAGCTGCGGATCAACGAGGCCCTGCTGGCCTCGGAGCATTTCCGCGGCGCCCCCCGGATCGTGTCCGTGGCGTCCACCAGCGGCATCGCCGGCAACCGCGGCCAGACCAACTATGCCGCGTCCAAGGGCGGCGTGATCGGCATGGTCCGCGCCACGGCGCCGCTCATCGGCGCGCACGGCGGATCCATCAATGCGGTCGCTCCCGGCTTCATTGAAACGGAGATGACCGCACGGATCCCCTTTGCCACCCGTGAAGTCGCACGCCGGCTCAACTCCCTGCAGCAGGGCGGCCGGCCGGAGGACGTCGCCGAGGCCATCGCGTTCCTGGCCAGCGACGCCGCCGGCGGAATTTCCGGGGAGGTGCTGCGCGTCTGCGGGCAGAACCTGGTGGGGGCATGA
- a CDS encoding pyridoxamine 5'-phosphate oxidase family protein, whose translation MDTTTPSPDYSLTMDQCWVLLDTETVGRVALIVDSHPEIFPVNFVLDRRAIVFRTSGGTKLWGAITAKPVAFEIDGYDVHDEAAWSVMARGEAELIENQDEKDAVDALLLEPWQPGEKAYYVRVAPKALTGRRFKVNRPDVWTTRLSDPRRATFE comes from the coding sequence ATGGATACAACCACGCCCTCGCCCGATTACTCGCTCACCATGGACCAATGCTGGGTCCTGCTCGACACCGAAACCGTCGGGCGGGTTGCGCTGATCGTCGACAGCCATCCGGAGATCTTTCCGGTGAACTTTGTGCTTGACCGCCGCGCTATCGTGTTCCGGACCTCCGGCGGCACGAAGCTCTGGGGCGCCATCACGGCCAAACCGGTTGCGTTCGAGATCGACGGGTACGACGTCCATGACGAGGCAGCGTGGAGTGTGATGGCGCGCGGCGAGGCCGAACTGATCGAAAACCAGGACGAGAAGGACGCCGTGGACGCACTTCTCCTGGAGCCGTGGCAGCCCGGCGAGAAGGCGTACTATGTGCGGGTTGCCCCCAAGGCCCTGACCGGCCGCCGCTTCAAGGTCAACAGGCCCGACGTGTGGACCACCCGGCTCTCAGATCCGCGCCGGGCAACATTCGAATAG
- a CDS encoding TetR/AcrR family transcriptional regulator produces MNTPEARPPAAAAHPGQAAGKDAGGPAVDGRASRWQSHREQRRRELIKSARMAVHALGSEASMEDIAVAAGTSKSVFYRYFGDKAGLQQAVGEVVLGQMQRRIQDAAQNAQTPREGLFAMVSAYLQMAETSPNVYAFVTRHAPGDTEVAGPSMATAGALSHFFAAISDMIARPMRSHLGGGPDKEAVIGYWPNAAIGLVRNAGEQWLASPPGPAKPDQEAMARQITDWLCFGIAPELQSPPKQPDPQN; encoded by the coding sequence GTGAACACCCCCGAAGCACGTCCGCCGGCGGCCGCTGCGCACCCCGGGCAGGCCGCGGGCAAGGACGCCGGCGGTCCCGCCGTCGACGGCCGGGCCTCCCGCTGGCAGTCCCACCGCGAGCAGCGCCGCCGCGAACTGATCAAGTCCGCCCGGATGGCAGTCCATGCACTGGGCAGTGAGGCGTCCATGGAGGACATCGCCGTGGCCGCGGGAACGTCGAAATCGGTCTTCTACCGGTATTTCGGCGACAAGGCCGGCCTCCAGCAGGCGGTCGGCGAAGTGGTCCTGGGCCAGATGCAGCGCCGCATCCAGGACGCCGCCCAGAACGCCCAGACACCACGGGAAGGACTGTTCGCCATGGTCTCCGCCTATCTGCAGATGGCGGAAACCAGCCCGAACGTCTACGCCTTCGTGACCCGGCACGCCCCGGGGGACACGGAAGTGGCAGGCCCGTCGATGGCCACGGCGGGAGCGCTGAGCCACTTCTTCGCCGCCATCAGCGACATGATTGCCCGCCCCATGCGCAGCCACCTGGGCGGCGGCCCGGACAAGGAAGCCGTGATCGGCTACTGGCCCAATGCCGCGATCGGGCTGGTCCGCAATGCCGGAGAGCAATGGCTCGCCAGCCCGCCCGGACCCGCCAAGCCGGACCAGGAGGCCATGGCGCGGCAGATCACGGACTGGCTCTGCTTCGGGATCGCCCCCGAACTGCAGTCGCCCCCGAAGCAGCCGGACCCGCAGAACTGA
- the glgC gene encoding glucose-1-phosphate adenylyltransferase, whose protein sequence is MPHQKKVLAIVLAGGEGNRLMPLTADRAKPGVPFAGSYRLIDFALSNLVNSRYLQIVVLTQYKSHSLDRHISETWRMSTQLGNYVASVPAQQRVGKSWFLGSANAIYQSLNLIHDANPDIVVVVGADHVYRMDFSQMVEQHVRSGAKATVAAVRQPLNMANQFGVIETDQDNPDRIHAFVEKPSSTPGLAADPTQFLASMGNYVFDADALVEALHVDAERLDTKHDMGGDIIPYFVSKGEAGVYDFTLNDIPGSTDRDRTYWRDVGTIDSFYDAHMDLISPVPVFNLYNSEWPIYTRQSISPPAKFVRGQSNSVGTALDSIVASGVVVSGGIVEGSVLSNDVYVGNASRVLDSVLMDKVNVGEGAVIKRAIIDKNVRIPAGAAIGLDAELDRARGFKVTESGITVLSKGQLVPEPSDTERTLSAAHLRVVPDAVRAVSEEWRSLREADAGAADAQGTHSTTA, encoded by the coding sequence ATGCCGCATCAGAAGAAAGTCTTGGCAATTGTCCTCGCAGGTGGCGAGGGAAACCGGCTTATGCCATTGACGGCAGACCGGGCCAAGCCGGGCGTGCCATTTGCCGGGAGTTACCGGCTCATTGACTTTGCCCTTTCCAACCTGGTGAATTCCCGGTATCTGCAAATTGTGGTATTGACGCAATACAAGTCGCACAGCCTCGACCGTCATATTTCCGAAACATGGCGCATGTCCACCCAGCTGGGCAATTATGTCGCGTCGGTGCCGGCGCAGCAGCGCGTCGGCAAGAGCTGGTTCCTGGGCAGCGCCAACGCCATCTACCAGTCCCTGAACCTGATCCACGATGCCAACCCGGACATCGTCGTCGTGGTCGGCGCCGACCACGTGTACCGCATGGATTTCTCCCAGATGGTCGAGCAGCACGTGCGCAGCGGCGCCAAGGCCACCGTCGCCGCCGTCCGCCAGCCGCTGAACATGGCGAACCAGTTCGGCGTCATCGAAACGGACCAGGACAACCCGGACAGGATCCACGCCTTCGTCGAGAAGCCGTCCTCAACACCCGGGCTGGCCGCGGACCCCACCCAGTTCCTTGCCTCCATGGGCAACTACGTCTTCGACGCCGACGCCCTGGTCGAGGCCCTGCACGTCGATGCCGAGCGTCTGGACACCAAGCACGACATGGGCGGGGACATCATTCCCTACTTCGTCAGCAAGGGCGAGGCCGGCGTCTACGACTTCACCCTGAATGACATCCCCGGCTCCACGGACCGGGACCGCACCTACTGGCGGGACGTCGGCACCATCGATTCGTTCTACGACGCGCACATGGACCTGATCTCCCCCGTCCCGGTGTTCAACCTGTACAACTCCGAGTGGCCGATCTACACGCGCCAGAGCATCTCGCCACCGGCCAAGTTTGTCCGCGGGCAGTCCAACTCCGTCGGCACGGCCCTGGATTCCATCGTGGCCAGCGGCGTCGTCGTTTCGGGCGGCATTGTGGAGGGCTCCGTGCTCTCCAACGATGTCTATGTCGGCAACGCGAGCAGGGTCCTCGACTCGGTCCTGATGGACAAGGTCAACGTCGGCGAGGGCGCGGTCATCAAGCGCGCCATCATCGACAAGAACGTCAGGATTCCCGCCGGAGCCGCGATCGGCCTGGACGCCGAGCTGGACCGGGCACGTGGGTTCAAGGTCACCGAATCCGGGATCACGGTCCTGTCCAAGGGGCAGCTGGTGCCGGAACCCTCGGACACAGAGCGCACACTGTCCGCTGCGCACCTTCGCGTCGTGCCGGACGCCGTCCGTGCCGTCAGCGAGGAGTGGCGGTCGCTGCGCGAAGCCGATGCCGGCGCCGCGGATGCGCAGGGAACGCACTCGACCACCGCCTGA
- a CDS encoding acetyl-CoA C-acetyltransferase, giving the protein MSVNGQSVPGPQEPVTAPPAAPSAAGRAPKAGAAESQFRKAVVVGGNRIPFARTGGAYTKSSNQDMLTAALDGLIARFGLQDERIGEVAAGAVLKHSRDFNLTREAVLGSPLSAETPAYDLQQACATGLETVLGLANKIKLGQIDSAIAGGVDSASDAPIAVSEGLREVLLDLNRAKTVSRKLQVLSRLRPKDLAPDAPNTGEPRTGLSMGEHQALTTAQWKITREAQDELAFNSHQNLAAAYDAGFFDDLITPYRGLSRDSNLRADTSLEKLAALKPVFGKNLGAEATMTAGNSTPLTDGASTVLLASEEWADAHDLPKLAAVVDGEAAAVDFVHGKDGLLMAPAFAVPRLLARLNLTFDDIDFFEIHEAFAGTVLSTLAAWEDEEFGRTRLGLDGAFGSVDRSKLNVNGSSLAAGHPFAATGGRIVASLAKMLYDKGQVDGRPARGLVSICAAGGQGVVAVLEAL; this is encoded by the coding sequence ATGTCCGTCAACGGACAGTCAGTACCCGGACCCCAGGAACCTGTGACCGCGCCGCCCGCCGCACCGTCCGCCGCAGGCCGGGCACCGAAGGCCGGTGCAGCCGAGTCGCAGTTCCGCAAGGCCGTGGTGGTGGGCGGGAACCGCATCCCGTTCGCCCGGACCGGCGGGGCGTACACCAAGTCCTCCAACCAGGACATGCTCACCGCCGCCCTGGACGGACTGATCGCCCGCTTCGGCCTCCAGGATGAACGGATCGGGGAAGTTGCTGCCGGCGCCGTCCTCAAGCACTCCCGGGACTTCAATCTCACCCGGGAAGCAGTCCTCGGCTCACCCCTGTCGGCCGAGACCCCGGCCTACGACCTCCAGCAGGCCTGCGCCACCGGCCTGGAGACGGTCCTCGGCCTGGCCAACAAGATCAAGCTGGGCCAGATCGATTCGGCGATCGCCGGCGGCGTCGATTCCGCCTCCGACGCCCCCATTGCCGTCAGCGAGGGCCTGCGCGAGGTTCTCCTGGACCTGAACCGGGCCAAGACGGTCTCCCGGAAGCTGCAGGTCCTCAGCCGGCTCCGGCCCAAGGACCTGGCCCCGGACGCCCCGAACACGGGGGAGCCGCGGACCGGACTGTCGATGGGCGAGCACCAGGCGCTGACCACCGCGCAGTGGAAGATCACCCGCGAAGCCCAGGACGAACTGGCCTTCAACAGCCACCAAAACCTGGCCGCCGCCTACGACGCCGGCTTCTTCGATGACCTCATCACCCCGTACCGGGGCCTGAGCCGGGACTCCAACCTGCGGGCCGATACGAGCCTGGAGAAACTGGCCGCCCTCAAGCCCGTCTTCGGCAAGAACCTGGGCGCCGAAGCGACCATGACCGCCGGTAACTCCACTCCGCTGACGGACGGCGCCTCCACGGTGCTGCTCGCGTCCGAGGAATGGGCGGACGCCCACGACCTCCCCAAGCTGGCCGCCGTGGTGGACGGCGAGGCTGCCGCCGTCGACTTCGTCCACGGCAAGGACGGGCTCCTCATGGCACCGGCGTTCGCGGTGCCCCGGCTGCTGGCGCGGCTCAACCTGACCTTCGACGACATCGACTTCTTTGAGATCCACGAGGCCTTCGCCGGCACGGTGCTCAGCACGCTCGCCGCCTGGGAGGACGAAGAGTTCGGCCGCACCCGGCTGGGCCTGGACGGCGCATTCGGCAGCGTCGACCGGTCCAAGCTGAACGTCAACGGCTCATCGCTGGCCGCGGGGCACCCGTTTGCCGCCACGGGCGGGCGGATCGTGGCGTCCCTGGCGAAGATGCTGTACGACAAGGGCCAGGTGGACGGGCGGCCGGCCCGGGGCCTGGTCTCCATCTGCGCCGCCGGCGGCCAGGGCGTCGTCGCCGTTCTCGAAGCACTCTAG